The genomic segment CACGGCGTCAACATCATGGAGTTTTGCAAGAGCTTCAACGCGCAGAGCGGGTCGCAGGAGGGGATGATCCTGCCAGTGGTGGTCACCATCTACCAGGATCGCTCCTTCACCTTCGTGGTGAAGACGCCCCCGGCCGCTGTGCTCCTCAAACGGGCCGCCGGGATCGCCAAGGCCTCCGCCGCCCCGAACCGCGACAAGATCGGCCAGGTGACCCGCGCCCAGGTGCGCGAGATCGCGCAGACCAAGCTGCCGGACCTCAATACGGACTCGCTCGAGGCGGCCATGCGGATCGTCGAGGGCACCGCGCGAAGCATGGGCATCGAGGTCGTTTAGGTCGAGGAGCCTGACATGGCTGGCAAGAGATACGCGTCTGCAGCGGCGCTGGTGGATCGGGGGCAGAGCTACCCCGTCGAGGAGGCCGTGGAGCTCGTGAAGAAGGCGGCTCGGGCGAAGTTCGACGAGACGGTCGAGATGGCCGTTCGGTTGGGCGTCGACCCCAAGCACTCCGACCAGATGGTACGGGGAGCCATCGTGCTGCCCCACGGCATCGGCAAATCGGTGCGCGTCGTCGTCTTCGCGAAAGGGGAGAAGGAGCGGGAGGCCCGGGAGGCGGGGGCCGATTACGTCGGTGCCGAGGACCTCGTCGAAAAAATCCAGGCCGGGTGGATGGACTTCGACTCCACGATCGCGACACCGGATCTCATGGGACAGGTCGGCAAGCTCGGGAAGATCCTCGGGCCGCGCGGGCTGATGCCAAACCCCAAGGTCGGCACCGTGACGTTTGATGTGGGCCGGGCGGTCCGCGAGGTAAAGGCGGGAAAGGTGGAGTTTCGCGTGGACAAGGCAGGCAACGTCCACGTACCGGTCGGGAAAGCCTCGTTCCAGAGCGCTCACCTCGCGGCGAACGCGATGGCGCTCCTCGAGGCCCTCGTCCGCGCCAAGCCGGCCGCCTCCAAGGGTCAGTACCTCCGGTCCATCACGGTCTCCTCCACCATGGGGCCGGGGATCCCGGTCGACGTGCAGCGCGTGGCGAACCTCTTCAAGAAGTGAGCGAGAGGAGCGCGGAGTGCCCACCCAAGCGAAAGCTCGGCTCATCGACGGCCTGAAGGCCAGGCTGGCCGGGGTCGACACGGCCATCCTCACCGAGTACCGCGGCCTCACGGTCCGCCAGCTCGCGGAGCTTCGCAAACAGCTCAAGGCCGCGTCGGCCGAGTACAAGGTTATCAAGAACCGGCTGGCCCGGCTCGCGCTCCGGGGCTCGTCCCTCGACAGCCTGGGCCCGCACCTCAAGGGTCCGACGGGGATCGTGCTCGGCAGGCGGGACCCCGTCGCCGTGGCCAGGGCCCTGACGGCCTTCGTCCGGGCCAACCCGACCCTGCAGATCAGGCTGGCGTATGTGCACGGGCAGGTCGTCCAGCCCCCCGAGCTCCGGGCGCTCGCCGACCTGCCGTCGCGTGAGGTGCTGCTGGCGCGCGTCGTCGGTGGGCTTCGGGCGCCCGTCGCGCAGCTTGTGTTCACCCTGGACGGGATGCTCCGCGCTCTGGTCTCGGTGCTGGACCAGGTGCGCGCCGAGAAGGAGACAAGAGCTTCATAGTGTCGGAAGGGGGTGAACCTCCCCTCCGAGGAACTGAAGGAGGACATGGCCGATGGCGAAAGTGAGCGTGGACGACGTCCTGGAGTCAATCGACACCTGGACGGTGCTGGACCTGAGCCGCCTGGTGAAAGGGCTCCAGGACAAGTACGGCATCACCGCCGTGGCGGCTGCGCCCGTGGCGGTCGCGGCCGGCGGCTCAGCGGCCGGTGCCGCGCCGGCGGTGGTGGAGGAGGAGAAGACCGAGTTTGACGTGGTCCTCGCGTCGGCGGGGGAGAAGAAGATCCAGACCATCAAGGTGGTGCGCGAGCTGACCGGGCTCGGCCTGAAGGAGGCCAAGGACCTGGTGGATGGCGCCCCCAAGCCCGTGAAGGAGAAGGTGTCGAAGGCCGAGGCGGCGGACATGAAGCGGAAGCTCGAAGAGGCTGGGGCCACCGTCGAGGTGAAGTGACCTACGAGCAGGAGCATGGCGTGACCGGGAGGGCTGCGCGACGGACGTCCTCAGAGGTTCGAGCTGGGGGGCTGCCGACGAGCCGCAGGCGTGGCAGTTCGAGCCGAGGCGCTTCGGCGCAGGCAGCTTCATCGCCGCGCCAGCGACGAGGCGAGGCCCGGGTAAGTAACATCGAGGCGAGGCCCAATAAGGAGGCGGTATGGCGGGGATGATTCAGTGCGGACGCCGGACCCGGAAGGATTTCGGGAAGATCCCCTCGATCGTCGAGATTCCGAACCTGATCGAGGTCCAGCGCCGCTCCTACGAGGGCTTCCTGCAGAAGGAAGTCGCGCCCGAGCGGCGGGAGGAGGTCGGGCTCCAGGCGGTGTTCAAGTCCGTCTTTCCCATCGTCGACTACAACGAGAATGCCGCGCTGGAGTTCGTTAGCTATCACTTCGGGGATCCCAAGTACACGGTGGAAGAGTGCAACGACCGCGGGATGACGTACGCGATCCCGCTCAAGGTGACCCTGCGCCTGGTGGTCTACGAACAGGACAAGAAGGCGAAGAGCCGCACCATCCGCGACATCAAGGAGCAGGAAGTGTACCTGGGCGAGCTCCCGCTGATGACCGACAAGGGGACCTTCATC from the Candidatus Rokuibacteriota bacterium genome contains:
- the rplK gene encoding 50S ribosomal protein L11; translated protein: MKKIQAVVKLQIPAGKANPSPPVGPALGQHGVNIMEFCKSFNAQSGSQEGMILPVVVTIYQDRSFTFVVKTPPAAVLLKRAAGIAKASAAPNRDKIGQVTRAQVREIAQTKLPDLNTDSLEAAMRIVEGTARSMGIEVV
- a CDS encoding 50S ribosomal protein L1; the protein is MAGKRYASAAALVDRGQSYPVEEAVELVKKAARAKFDETVEMAVRLGVDPKHSDQMVRGAIVLPHGIGKSVRVVVFAKGEKEREAREAGADYVGAEDLVEKIQAGWMDFDSTIATPDLMGQVGKLGKILGPRGLMPNPKVGTVTFDVGRAVREVKAGKVEFRVDKAGNVHVPVGKASFQSAHLAANAMALLEALVRAKPAASKGQYLRSITVSSTMGPGIPVDVQRVANLFKK
- a CDS encoding 50S ribosomal protein L10, whose protein sequence is MPTQAKARLIDGLKARLAGVDTAILTEYRGLTVRQLAELRKQLKAASAEYKVIKNRLARLALRGSSLDSLGPHLKGPTGIVLGRRDPVAVARALTAFVRANPTLQIRLAYVHGQVVQPPELRALADLPSREVLLARVVGGLRAPVAQLVFTLDGMLRALVSVLDQVRAEKETRAS
- the rplL gene encoding 50S ribosomal protein L7/L12 gives rise to the protein MSVDDVLESIDTWTVLDLSRLVKGLQDKYGITAVAAAPVAVAAGGSAAGAAPAVVEEEKTEFDVVLASAGEKKIQTIKVVRELTGLGLKEAKDLVDGAPKPVKEKVSKAEAADMKRKLEEAGATVEVK